In Euzebyales bacterium, a single window of DNA contains:
- a CDS encoding alpha-amylase family protein, protein MSLERTADLWWKHAVIYCLDVETFYDSDGDGIGDFAGLTQCVDYFAGVGVTCIWLMPFYPSPNRDDGYDLSDHYAIDHRLGTFGDFTEFMRTARDRGIRVIADLVVNHTSSDHPWFRSAREDPGSRYRDYYVWRDEIPEEGPHEVVFPGEQEGAWTWDATAGQYYHHRFLEHQPDLNVANTEVRDEIRKVIGFWLAQGLSGFRVDAVPFFLETEGIAEEMEIAPHDYLRDLCEFLTRRTGEAIMLGEVNVAPDQLGRFFGDEDGDELQMLFNFPAMQALYVSLARGVAQPFIDALRSLPAAPAASQWASFVRNHDELTLDKLTDDERQEVFEAFGPEEDMQIYGRGLRRRLPPMLAGEEDRIRLVYSLMFAMPGTPTIFYGEEIGMGENLAVEGRRSVRTPMQWTDEPSAGFSTADPGDLRRPLPGGEYGPEHVNVRAQRRDPGSLLNWFERMIRLRRETPEVGWGDWTILDIGARGLVAIRYDWQGATLVTVHN, encoded by the coding sequence ATGAGCCTCGAGCGCACCGCCGACCTGTGGTGGAAGCACGCCGTCATCTACTGCCTGGACGTCGAAACGTTCTACGACTCCGACGGCGACGGCATCGGCGACTTCGCCGGCCTGACGCAGTGCGTCGACTACTTCGCCGGCGTCGGTGTGACGTGCATCTGGCTGATGCCGTTCTATCCGTCTCCGAACCGCGACGACGGCTACGACCTGAGCGACCACTACGCCATCGACCACCGCCTCGGGACCTTCGGCGACTTCACCGAGTTCATGCGGACCGCACGCGACCGGGGCATCCGCGTGATCGCCGACCTCGTCGTCAACCACACGTCCAGCGACCATCCGTGGTTCCGGTCGGCCCGGGAGGATCCCGGATCGCGGTACCGCGACTACTACGTGTGGCGTGACGAGATCCCCGAGGAGGGCCCGCACGAGGTGGTCTTCCCGGGCGAGCAGGAGGGTGCGTGGACGTGGGACGCCACGGCCGGGCAGTACTACCACCACCGGTTCCTCGAGCACCAGCCGGACCTGAACGTGGCGAACACCGAGGTCCGCGACGAGATCCGCAAGGTCATCGGGTTCTGGCTCGCGCAGGGACTGTCGGGATTCCGTGTCGATGCCGTGCCGTTCTTCCTCGAGACCGAGGGCATCGCCGAGGAGATGGAGATCGCACCGCACGACTACCTCCGCGACCTCTGTGAGTTCCTCACCCGTCGGACCGGCGAGGCCATCATGCTGGGCGAGGTCAACGTGGCGCCCGACCAGCTCGGTCGGTTCTTCGGGGACGAGGACGGCGACGAGCTGCAGATGCTGTTCAACTTCCCGGCGATGCAGGCGCTGTACGTCAGCCTCGCGCGCGGGGTGGCGCAGCCGTTCATCGACGCGCTGCGGTCGCTGCCCGCCGCGCCTGCCGCGTCCCAGTGGGCCAGCTTCGTGCGCAACCACGACGAGTTGACGCTGGACAAGCTCACCGACGACGAGCGTCAGGAGGTGTTCGAGGCGTTCGGCCCCGAGGAGGACATGCAGATCTACGGCCGCGGACTGCGCCGGCGGCTGCCGCCGATGCTGGCCGGTGAGGAGGATCGGATCCGCCTGGTCTACAGCCTGATGTTCGCCATGCCGGGCACCCCCACGATCTTCTACGGCGAGGAGATCGGCATGGGCGAAAACCTTGCGGTCGAGGGACGCCGCTCGGTGCGTACGCCCATGCAGTGGACCGATGAACCGTCAGCCGGCTTCTCGACCGCGGACCCTGGCGACCTGCGCCGACCCCTGCCCGGCGGCGAGTACGGGCCGGAGCACGTCAACGTCCGGGCACAGCGCAGGGATCCCGGCTCGCTGCTCAACTGGTTCGAGCGCATGATCCGCCTGCGCAGGGAGACGCCCGAGGTCGGGTGGGGTGACTGGACCATCCTCGACATCGGGGCGCGCGGACTGGTCGCCATCCGCTACGACTGGCAGGGCGCGACGTTGGTCACCGTGCACAAC